In Desulforhopalus sp., a single window of DNA contains:
- a CDS encoding TolC family protein yields MRHYFLTAACCLAVLPAFLGLSSRAAALGLSEIIDLAGKRDAQVRADTLVAEARDAEAWQSVAGYGPSLTASGSTMRSRDSLKPEASAGLDERLAKFNEMALAIGFEQPLIDLEKGSKALQGLAEMDIALLLEKKAKEDLLLKVHERYYGVLSARESFKLARAETAALQKQVQNAVQKLELGFATITSQYEAEARYRTASATEIARKSDLSNALKALEELIDQEIVEELDDLDPQMTLPAIPNDLAAWLRVAAAANTDLKLKQLQVETARFEFRAAQSRFLPSLVFFADYSERHPTDGLAGYGEERNEMDVGLRLEGKLLAGGRDSAAFIAADKKVRAAEERTTVADRAMRRSVRSLWESIANTRQLASAYQQAVAVSEKALESTQAAYDEGAKVLLDVLNAEQDHYRSMRQYRTSRYDYMILLEKFRQVVGVDSIWLQSSVKNGEEI; encoded by the coding sequence ATGAGGCACTATTTTTTAACCGCTGCCTGCTGCCTGGCTGTGCTACCAGCCTTTCTTGGCCTTTCGTCAAGAGCCGCGGCCCTTGGTCTATCGGAGATAATCGATCTCGCCGGCAAACGCGATGCCCAGGTCCGGGCCGATACCCTGGTCGCCGAGGCGCGGGATGCCGAGGCCTGGCAATCCGTGGCAGGATATGGCCCGTCCCTTACCGCCTCCGGCAGTACCATGCGCAGCCGTGACAGTTTAAAGCCAGAGGCAAGCGCTGGTCTGGATGAACGCCTGGCCAAATTCAACGAAATGGCCCTGGCGATCGGCTTCGAGCAACCGCTGATTGACCTGGAAAAGGGGAGCAAGGCCCTGCAGGGTCTGGCCGAAATGGATATCGCTCTGCTGCTGGAAAAAAAGGCGAAAGAAGACCTGCTGCTCAAGGTCCACGAGCGATATTACGGGGTCCTGTCGGCCAGGGAATCCTTCAAGCTGGCCCGGGCGGAAACGGCGGCATTACAAAAACAGGTGCAGAATGCCGTGCAAAAGCTCGAACTTGGCTTTGCCACCATCACCAGCCAGTATGAAGCAGAGGCCCGCTACCGCACGGCATCGGCAACGGAGATTGCCAGAAAGTCCGATCTATCCAATGCCCTGAAGGCCTTGGAGGAGCTTATCGATCAGGAAATTGTCGAAGAACTCGACGATCTCGATCCACAAATGACCCTGCCCGCCATCCCCAATGATCTTGCCGCCTGGCTTAGGGTGGCCGCTGCTGCCAACACCGATCTTAAGCTAAAACAGCTGCAGGTGGAAACGGCCCGGTTTGAGTTCCGGGCGGCCCAAAGCCGGTTTTTGCCCTCTCTGGTGTTCTTTGCCGACTATAGCGAACGGCATCCCACCGATGGTCTGGCCGGATATGGCGAAGAGCGTAATGAAATGGATGTTGGTCTTCGTCTGGAGGGCAAGCTCCTTGCCGGCGGCCGGGACAGTGCCGCCTTTATTGCCGCCGACAAAAAGGTCAGGGCCGCCGAGGAGCGGACAACGGTTGCCGATCGGGCAATGCGCCGATCGGTTCGTTCCCTGTGGGAGAGCATCGCCAACACCCGGCAGTTGGCTTCTGCCTATCAACAGGCCGTGGCGGTCAGCGAAAAGGCCCTGGAGTCAACCCAGGCCGCCTATGATGAGGGGGCAAAGGTCTTGCTCGATGTGCTGAACGCCGAGCAGGATCACTATCGCTCAATGCGGCAGTACCGGACATCTCGCTATGACTATATGATCTTACTAGAGAAATTTCGGCAGGTGGTTGGTGTCGATTCGATTTGGCTGCAATCAAGCGTAAAAAATGGGGAGGAGATATGA
- a CDS encoding toxin-activating lysine-acyltransferase, producing the protein MEETNEQETERPAVKSAETAEKAALQEHIHAQSMKVLQRLPAMGPVIMLYMQSSHRRYQFISDLEWLLLPPLVNGQCKLYMKKEYPISFISWAYLDLAAEKRLFQNGGKLRPEDWKSGDRLWIIDLVAPFGGVDNMLADIRNNEFPGQMIRLLAPDPKTGGITARELPPLATKKQEEDGQETAQVSSGLK; encoded by the coding sequence ATGGAAGAAACCAACGAGCAGGAGACGGAAAGGCCTGCGGTAAAATCTGCAGAGACTGCCGAGAAGGCCGCCCTGCAGGAGCATATTCACGCTCAGTCGATGAAGGTTCTTCAGCGCCTGCCGGCAATGGGGCCGGTCATCATGCTCTATATGCAGTCATCGCACCGTCGCTACCAATTTATCAGCGATCTGGAATGGCTGCTGCTGCCACCCTTGGTGAATGGCCAGTGCAAACTGTATATGAAAAAAGAGTATCCCATCTCCTTTATCAGCTGGGCCTATCTCGACCTGGCGGCGGAAAAACGCTTGTTTCAGAATGGCGGGAAACTGCGGCCGGAGGATTGGAAAAGCGGTGACCGCCTGTGGATCATCGATCTTGTCGCCCCCTTCGGTGGTGTCGACAACATGCTCGCCGATATCCGCAACAATGAATTCCCAGGGCAAATGATTCGCCTCCTTGCCCCCGATCCGAAAACCGGCGGCATCACCGCTAGAGAACTGCCGCCCCTGGCAACGAAGAAACAGGAAGAGGACGGCCAGGAGACGGCGCAGGTCAGCTCGGGTTTAAAATAA